The following are encoded together in the Armatimonadota bacterium genome:
- the rph gene encoding ribonuclease PH, whose product MRSDGRGNADLRDIKLLVGVNKYAEGSCLIVQGDTKVHVTASIEDRVPRWLMDSDQGWITAEYGMLPRATSERSSREAATGKQGGRTLEIQRLIGRALRAACDLKLLGQRTITLDCDVLQADGGTRTASITGAYVALAQATKNLEKRRVIKRSPLVTQVAAVSVGIVAGEPMLDLCFEEDSKAGVDLNLIMTGEGKIVEIQATAEDGAFSFEQLNQMMSLGQDGIRALMAKQAEAIARLGE is encoded by the coding sequence ATTCGATCTGACGGACGTGGCAACGCTGACCTTCGAGACATCAAGCTGCTGGTGGGTGTAAATAAATACGCGGAAGGCTCGTGTCTCATCGTGCAGGGCGACACCAAAGTGCACGTGACTGCCTCCATTGAGGACCGCGTGCCCCGGTGGCTCATGGACTCCGACCAGGGCTGGATCACCGCAGAGTACGGAATGCTTCCGCGAGCGACCTCCGAACGCTCCAGCCGCGAGGCGGCGACTGGCAAACAGGGGGGGCGCACTCTCGAGATCCAGCGTCTCATCGGTCGCGCACTGCGGGCCGCGTGCGACTTGAAGCTTCTCGGGCAGCGCACCATCACTCTCGACTGCGACGTGCTCCAGGCTGACGGCGGCACCCGGACAGCCTCCATCACCGGTGCCTATGTGGCTCTTGCGCAAGCCACAAAGAACTTGGAGAAGCGCCGCGTTATCAAGCGCAGTCCGCTGGTCACTCAGGTGGCCGCGGTCTCGGTGGGGATCGTTGCCGGCGAACCCATGCTGGACCTTTGTTTCGAAGAAGACAGCAAGGCCGGTGTGGACCTGAATCTGATCATGACCGGTGAGGGGAAGATCGTGGAGATCCAGGCCACCGCCGAGGATGGCGCCTTCAGCTTCGAGCAGCTGAACCAGATGATGAGTCTCGGGCAGGACGGAATCAGAGCGCTCATGGCGAAACAGGCGGAAGCTATCGCCCGACTGGGCGAATGA